In one Verrucomicrobiia bacterium genomic region, the following are encoded:
- the pstA gene encoding phosphate ABC transporter permease PstA, giving the protein MKDKLFVGLSAAAMLVILAMLAVILGNIFWFGKDMLSWEFISAKPTMGMTEGGIFPAIFGTVALVFLMSIAVMPAGVLTAVYLEEYARADSKMVKLVQQAVANLAGVPSIVFGLFGLGFFVNFVGRGVDGLFFGGELYYGQPAIIWAAATLALLTLPVVIVTTSEALRAVPREIKEGGLALGATRLQNLRRIIIPSALPGILTGGILAVSRGAGEVAPIMFTGAAYFLPYLPTKPNDQFMELGYHVYVMATQSPDVEATKPILYSTVLVLLALTFLLNLLAIYLRARLRKRFAEGR; this is encoded by the coding sequence GTGAAAGACAAGCTTTTCGTCGGCCTCTCGGCCGCCGCCATGCTGGTCATTTTGGCGATGCTGGCCGTCATTCTCGGTAACATTTTCTGGTTCGGCAAGGATATGCTCTCCTGGGAATTCATCTCCGCCAAACCGACGATGGGAATGACCGAAGGGGGAATTTTCCCCGCCATCTTCGGCACGGTCGCTCTGGTTTTCTTGATGTCGATCGCCGTGATGCCGGCCGGCGTTCTGACCGCCGTTTACCTTGAAGAGTACGCCCGGGCCGATTCCAAAATGGTCAAACTCGTCCAGCAGGCGGTCGCCAATCTGGCCGGCGTCCCGTCCATTGTTTTCGGCCTTTTCGGTTTGGGGTTTTTCGTCAACTTCGTCGGCCGGGGTGTGGATGGGTTGTTTTTCGGTGGCGAACTCTACTACGGTCAGCCGGCGATTATCTGGGCGGCCGCTACGCTGGCCCTTTTGACTCTGCCGGTGGTGATCGTCACCACTTCGGAAGCGCTGCGCGCCGTGCCGCGCGAAATAAAAGAAGGGGGCCTGGCGCTCGGCGCCACCCGCCTTCAGAACCTCCGACGCATCATCATACCCTCCGCCCTCCCCGGTATTCTGACCGGCGGCATTCTGGCGGTTTCCCGCGGCGCCGGGGAGGTGGCCCCGATTATGTTCACCGGCGCGGCCTATTTTCTTCCCTATCTGCCTACCAAGCCGAACGACCAGTTTATGGAACTCGGCTACCACGTCTACGTGATGGCCACCCAGTCGCCGGACGTGGAGGCAACCAAGCCGATTTTGTATTCCACCGTGTTGGTGCTTTTAGCTTTGACTTTCCTTTTGAACCTTTTGGCCATATACTTGCGGGCGCGGCTGCGCAAACGATTTGCCGAGGGACGCTGA
- the pstB gene encoding phosphate ABC transporter ATP-binding protein PstB: MELVNEEIETVTKLPQFRLDAIGRPETVPAEREKIRIENFSFWYGKTKALDDITSKIYEHRITAYIGPSGCGKSTFLRCLNRMNDLIPHTRWEGKIFLEEEEISRPKPDFTALRRKVGMVFQKSNPFPKSIFENVAFGLRIAGESNAEKLSAAVEESLKQAALWEEVKDKLERSALALSGGQQQRLCIARALAVRPEVLLLDEPCSQLDPISTAKIEELLLNLKSRYTIVLVTHNMQQAARVSDFTGFFLLGQLVEFDDTRKLFTNPADKRTEDYITGRFG, from the coding sequence ATGGAACTGGTAAACGAGGAAATTGAAACGGTGACCAAACTGCCCCAATTCCGGCTGGACGCCATCGGCCGGCCGGAAACCGTCCCGGCCGAGCGGGAAAAGATTCGGATAGAGAATTTTTCCTTCTGGTACGGAAAAACAAAGGCCTTGGACGACATCACCAGCAAAATTTACGAGCACCGCATCACCGCTTATATCGGCCCCTCCGGCTGCGGCAAGTCCACCTTTCTGCGCTGTTTGAACCGGATGAACGATTTGATTCCCCACACCCGCTGGGAGGGAAAAATCTTTTTGGAGGAGGAGGAAATCTCCCGCCCCAAGCCGGATTTTACCGCGCTCCGCCGGAAGGTGGGGATGGTTTTCCAGAAATCGAACCCCTTCCCCAAATCGATTTTTGAAAACGTGGCCTTCGGGCTGCGCATAGCCGGGGAAAGCAACGCCGAAAAGCTTTCCGCCGCCGTGGAAGAGAGCTTGAAGCAGGCGGCTTTGTGGGAGGAGGTTAAGGATAAGTTGGAGCGTTCGGCTTTGGCTCTTTCCGGCGGCCAGCAGCAGCGGCTCTGCATCGCAAGGGCTTTGGCCGTCCGGCCGGAGGTTTTGCTTCTGGACGAACCCTGCTCGCAGCTGGATCCGATTTCGACCGCCAAAATCGAAGAACTCCTGCTCAATTTAAAGAGCCGCTACACCATCGTTCTGGTCACCCACAATATGCAGCAGGCAGCCCGCGTTTCCGACTTTACCGGCTTTTTCCTCCTTGGACAACTGGTGGAGTTCGACGACACCCGGAAATTGTTCACCAACCCGGCTGACAAGCGTACGGAAGATTACA